GGGCGATGGCCTTAAAAATCGTCAGAAAGGAACTGTAGATGGACAATATATCATCCCATGAAAAGAGAAGCACCGCGAATTCTTCGGGGGTTAGTAGTCCCTATCTTACGTGTTCAGAGGCGGCAAACTATCTGCGTAAATCCCCGGGTGCTATGAGAAACCTAGTTTTGCGCAAACAAATCAGTGCCTACAAAGTGAATCGTCGGTTGCTGTTCAAGAAAGTGGAGTTGGACAGGTGGTTGGAGAAGTGCCGGGTTGGTAATTTGTATGGATACTAAAGGCATCAAACAAATTGCAGAAAGTGGGCCCCATCAGTTTTTGGTAAGGATCAAAGTTAAGGGAAAGATCGATCCGGCGATTGTTACCCAGCGCGAGAGTAGTAAGAACATTCGCACGATTGAACAGGCAATCAAAATCAGAGATGCGCTAATTGATGAGGCTCAACGAGAAGTAGCT
This region of Bdellovibrionales bacterium genomic DNA includes:
- a CDS encoding helix-turn-helix domain-containing protein; amino-acid sequence: MDNISSHEKRSTANSSGVSSPYLTCSEAANYLRKSPGAMRNLVLRKQISAYKVNRRLLFKKVELDRWLEKCRVGNLYGY